A single genomic interval of Antechinus flavipes isolate AdamAnt ecotype Samford, QLD, Australia chromosome 1, AdamAnt_v2, whole genome shotgun sequence harbors:
- the LOC127563030 gene encoding zinc finger protein 688-like: MSGPGPGAWGLVSFADVAVYFSPEEWGRLRPAQRALYRDVMRETYDHLGALGFPGPKPALISWMEQETEAWGPAAQDPEECGRELRIACRGNWTVNKKNQKREEPQARDPLNMHVRGQLFEPGIKLADSTRNGSLEPPSKTDLSKTLPQPSIPKPTLDTQAGQRRHACPDCGRRFTYPSLLVSHRRMHSGERPFPCPECGMRFKRKFAVEAHEWIHRSSSGGRRGRRPGIRAVPLAPVRGDRDPPVLFRHYPDIFEECG; this comes from the exons ATGAGCGGGCCCGGGCCTGGGGCGTGGGGCCTTGTGAGCTTTGCAGATGTGGCCGTGTACTTCTCCCCGGAGGAGTGGGGACGGCTGCGCCCGGCGCAGAGGGCCCTCTACAGGGACGTCATGCGGGAGACATACGACCACCTGGGCGCGCTGG GATTCCCAGGCCCCAAACCTGCCCTTATCTCCTGGATGGAACAAGAGACAGAGGCCTGGGGTCCGGCTGCACAGGACCCAGAGGAGTGCGGGCGAGAACTGAGAATAGCTTGCAGAG GAAACTGGACTgtaaacaagaagaaccagaaaagagAAGAGCCCCAAGCCAGGGACCCTTTGAACATGCATGTGAGAGGCCAACTATTTGAACCTGGCATCAAACTAGCAGATTCAACTCGCAATGGATCCTTGGAACCACCATCCAAGACTGACTTGAGCAAGACTTTGCCTCAGCCCTCTATCCCCAAACCCACCTTGGACACTCAGGCTGGCCAGCGGCGCCATGCCTGTCCTGATTGTGGACGCCGCTTCACCTATCCCTCTCTGCTCGTCAGTCATAGGAGAATGCACTCTGGGGAACGGCCCTTTCCATGCCCGGAGTGTGGAATGCGCTTCAAGCGGAAGTTTGCTGTTGAAGCCCATGAATGGATCCATCGGTCTTCTTCTGGGGGACGGAGAGGTCGTCGGCCTGGGATACGGGCTGTGCCACTTGCCCCTGTTCGGGGTGACCGTGACCCTCCTGTGCTATTCCGGCACTACCCAGACATCTTTGAGGAGTGTGGATGA